From a region of the Bacteroidales bacterium genome:
- a CDS encoding 4Fe-4S binding protein: MAKIKGAVVVDVELCKGCGLCIVACPTDTLGHGGEVNGKGYDYVKMVNPDACIGCAACATVCPDSVITVYKVKVEN; encoded by the coding sequence ATGGCTAAAATTAAAGGTGCAGTTGTAGTTGACGTAGAGCTTTGCAAAGGTTGCGGCTTATGCATCGTTGCTTGTCCAACGGATACTCTCGGACATGGAGGCGAGGTTAACGGCAAAGGCTACGATTATGTTAAAATGGTAAATCCCGATGCTTGCATCGGATGTGCGGCATGTGCTACCGTGTGCCCTGATAGTGTTATTACTGTTTATAAAGTTAAAGTTGAAAATTAA
- a CDS encoding pyridoxal phosphate-dependent aminotransferase, whose amino-acid sequence MSELVDKKIVEERMQELGITDLAHTSIREITALANSLEKASGEKYIRMEIGVPGLPVSDIAINAEIAALKSGVAAIYPDINGIPELKNEASRFLKLFMNVNVKPANCVPCVGSMQGSFSTFLTLSRFKKGKDTVLFIDPGFPVHKQQVKVMNVPFEAFDVYNYRGEKLKAKLESYLSKGNIACLLYSNPNNPSWICFTEDELKIIADLCNKYDVIAVEDLAYFGMDFRKDYSVPGEPPYPPTIANYTDKYVLLVSSSKAFSYAGQRMGFIAMSDKLAAATSDDLLRYYNWNLLGKCLIYGSLYALSSGTAHVPQYGFAALLKAANNGEYNFIKIVREYGEKAHIMKEIFLNNGFYIVYDKDGNTPIADGFYFSLAYSGMNGHDLLKNLLSYGISAISLAITGSERSDGLRACVSMVRRDQFDDLEKRVAAFHEDYKK is encoded by the coding sequence ATGAGTGAATTAGTTGATAAAAAAATCGTTGAAGAAAGAATGCAAGAATTGGGCATTACAGATTTAGCTCATACTTCAATTCGTGAAATTACTGCCTTGGCAAATTCTCTGGAAAAAGCTTCGGGTGAAAAATATATTAGAATGGAAATAGGAGTTCCCGGATTACCGGTTTCCGATATTGCCATCAATGCTGAAATTGCAGCATTAAAATCAGGTGTAGCAGCAATTTACCCTGATATAAACGGAATTCCCGAGCTGAAAAATGAAGCTTCAAGATTTTTAAAATTATTTATGAATGTCAATGTTAAGCCTGCAAACTGCGTGCCTTGTGTCGGTTCAATGCAAGGAAGTTTTTCTACTTTTCTCACACTTTCCAGGTTTAAAAAAGGAAAAGATACGGTGTTGTTCATAGATCCCGGATTTCCGGTTCATAAACAACAAGTTAAAGTAATGAACGTTCCTTTTGAAGCTTTCGATGTATATAATTATCGAGGTGAGAAATTAAAAGCTAAACTCGAAAGTTATCTTTCCAAAGGTAATATTGCCTGCTTATTATATTCAAATCCCAATAATCCGTCGTGGATTTGCTTTACCGAAGATGAATTGAAAATAATTGCGGACCTCTGTAATAAATATGATGTTATTGCTGTTGAAGATTTGGCTTATTTCGGAATGGATTTCAGGAAAGATTATTCTGTTCCAGGAGAACCGCCTTATCCACCGACAATTGCAAATTATACAGATAAATATGTTCTACTCGTTTCAAGTTCAAAAGCTTTCAGCTATGCCGGACAAAGAATGGGTTTCATTGCAATGTCCGATAAACTTGCCGCTGCAACTTCTGATGATTTACTAAGGTATTATAATTGGAATTTGTTAGGTAAATGTTTGATTTACGGCTCATTGTATGCTTTGAGTTCCGGAACCGCACATGTTCCTCAATACGGATTTGCAGCCCTTCTGAAAGCCGCTAATAACGGCGAATATAATTTTATTAAGATCGTTAGAGAATATGGTGAAAAAGCCCATATTATGAAGGAAATTTTCTTGAATAACGGCTTTTATATTGTTTATGATAAAGACGGAAATACACCGATTGCCGATGGATTTTACTTCTCTCTTGCGTATTCCGGAATGAATGGACATGATTTGCTGAAAAATTTACTTTCGTACGGAATTAGTGCAATTAGCCTTGCAATTACCGGTAGCGAAAGGAGCGATGGCTTACGAGCTTGCGTATCAATGGTTAGACGTGATCAATTTGATGATTTGGAAAAACGTGTAGCTGCATTTCATGAAGATTACAAGAAGTAA